From the Conger conger chromosome 13, fConCon1.1, whole genome shotgun sequence genome, the window CGGATCGGTTGGATCAAGGGCAGGTTTCTTTAAAGGATCCCGGACAGTAACATGCTGAATGTCAGGAACACATCCGGAGGGAATGGAATCATTAATAATCAAGTAAGGCGGGGACCTCTCTAAGGAAACTGGGTGGAAGGATATCCAGTGGGCTGGAAAAAAAGCCACAGATGTGATGTTAGTTTATACTGGGAAATAGGGGCAAACTACATTAGTAAAATGGGGCAAGGAGGAAGTGCAACACAGCCAGAGCAAGGTGGCAGGGCAATAGCAGACTGAATCATGCCCTAAACCAGAAAGTACCAAACATTTATTGCAAGTGACAGTGGAAGGGACCATGGAGAGGCAGAGCAGATAAATAACATAGAATTAGAATTATTcctgaaaatattaaaatcagattaataataaatgtaatgtaagaatcATGAGACTATGTGAATATAAGACTTTGATAAGAAAAGCAAATGTTTTGGGAATGATGTATGGTTACTCGTGCAGGTTGTTTGCTCACATTTGAACACTCCCAGCAGGAAATCAAACTGATTTTATGAAAATTTGACCAAACCAACAAAAGGAGGAGGCATTTTTACAGATGAATTTTTAATTATGTTGCAAACAATGACATCATACATACTGTTAACAAGTGGCTGTGTGGACAGTGAGACAGTGGTGTGAAACCCCACAGGAGCCGCGTGTGAGCGTCAGTCTTTACAGCGGAaagcagagacagagggacggATGGACAGGCCTAGGCCTCACAGGCGTACAGACAcggggctctttccaatcgctctctcccctcctcactccctccctccctccctcgcggCTCGGCCTGGTCCCACCCGGCGGGAGGCCAATGGGATCTCCCCGCTCCTCCAAATGTCAGTTTGAGGCCACGTCAGTTCGACATGGCAGATGGGAAGAGTCGATGATTTATACAacgcattccaaaaaaacactTCTGCAAATGATgcgctcatgttttcttgctcaagaaaAGTTGCCCTACCTTCAGCTTTGAGCTCTTAGAAGGAAAATCTAAAAGGTTgtaatgtccttaaagatggcggacttTGATTTCCGGGACAGGCAAAGAACAGGGCGAAAGGAGGAGAAAAATTAGCAATCGGAAAGAGCCCCTGGTTTCCCATGCGTGGAACCAGGTATTGGAGGAAGCAGGTGAGAGTGAAACCTACAATCGAGGGGGGTCGCGTGTCTGCAGTCTGGGTAATATGCGAGGGCATCTCCCCAGCAGAGGGGACTCTGGGTAATATGCGAGGGCATCTCCCCAGCAGAGGGGACTCTGGGTAATATGCGAGGGCATCTCCCCAGCAGAGGGGACTCTGGGTAATATGCGAGGGCATCTCCCCAGCAGAGGGGACTCTGGGTAATATGCGAGGGCATCTCCCCAGCAGAGGGGACTCTGGGTAATATGCGAGGGCATGAGGTGTGACAGAGTGAGCGAGTGTTTAGTGTTGTAAAGACGACAGAAGCATACGTGAGTTTTAACTTCCTCATTCTACATGCAAGCTGCATTTCAGTTCGAATGCCACAGCCAATCGCCTGCAGGTCATCAAGACCACAGGTTCTAAGGCTTAACCATAATGAGAGCCCCACATGATCACAAGCTGTCACTACCAGTTACAGCCATACAACTTCTACTAAGCGTTGTTCAAATTTTGCTGAAATTTAGGCCGCTGCTTGTCCCTTGCTCAGGCTTTGAGCACCGTATTACTTCTAATAAACACTGCCCTTTAATAAACAATAATGCAGTCAAGCACACTTTTTGGTATTGTTACACAGACAGAAACTCTAAAGCAAGATACAGCCAGCCTTGCAAAGTGAATAGACATCCAGCAAGCTATATATGTAATGTGTGACTGCACCCATATGAGACTGCTACTTGCATGCAGACTGCATCGCTGCAATTTCATCTCTCCCTTAATGTAGCAAGGAGGTACAGCATGTAGTCCGGGAAACTATCCAGCTAGCTTATTGCATGTAGGCCAGCAAACACCAGCAAGCTAGCTTAGCACATGTAGACCAGTAAGCCCCATAAAGCTAGCTTAGCACATGTAACCCAGTAAGCCCCATAAAGCTAGCTTAGCACATGTAACCCAGTAAGCCCCATCAAATTAGCTCAGGTTCACAAAACCCCAGTGAGCTACCATATCGCTAATAGTCCACTAATCCCCAGCGATCTAGCTCATCGCTAACTTATACATTGTGAAGACCCAATAAATAGCAGCTTTGCCACATCATATAATGGAATGTACATTTGTATAACCTGCCAGCTACTCTCCAAAGACAGCAGTGAGCCACAAACACTTACGCAGCGGAAAGCCCCACGGACACATCAGACATGTAGACAGACCGATAAACACAGGCGGCCTGCAGAAGCCCCAGGCCGAGGGCCCAATCACTGGAAGTAATACGGCTAATAAGGGGTCCAAGCAGCCACACTTCGTTCTAgattttctgaaatgtattttgaggGATTCTGTTACATCCGCTGGCAAACAGCTGCTGAGAGGCGGGACTCCGCCCACACTGCAccaggcccctcccccctctgtagCAGCAGGCGGAGCCACAGCAGGGCTGCAGTGCACTCACACAAAGCCAGGGGGCGCCATTTCAAACTCGCTCTGTGGCCAAAGAGGAGCCAAACCCGCCCCCAACCAGCCCCGACTGTTTCCAGTTTCAAACTCGCTCTGGCCCCAAGACGAGCCAAACTCATCCTAATTATTTTCCCCCAGTAGATCCTGACCAGTCTCTGCTGGGTTTGGACTGAGACGCGTTCAGGCTGTGCAGCTGGACTGATTGGACAGAGAAGCGAGAGGGAGGAGCCAGCAGCCCAATATAAGGGGCATCACAGACTACCACAatcaacagaaacaaaatgctaaattaaaaaaagatatatacagAGCAATGGAACACGTGAGAAAGACACGGTCATCAAGTTTAGTGCCTGGCGGTGACATCATCGCTGTGACATCATCGCCGTGGGCCTCGAATGGTCAGGCTGGTTAAACCGATGGTACTCCTAGACAAATTATGTCAGTTTTACAGTATACAATTTGATTCACCATGCAAGAATACTTTTTTTGTGTAACATTTAATAGCTTAATCTACATCCAGAATAATTTACATAAAAGGACGATAGTTATTTTAAACAGATTGATGGGCGTAACCATGGGGACTGGGGGCAGCCAGCGGAAGGGGGGGCGTGGTCTTGCAGAGATGATCAGCGACATTCCCAAACTTTTACAGTCTGATCTACACTGCCGGTGACGACGTAGGGCGCTGACCGGTGGaaatctgcagagagaaacacaatgAGTGCCCTCACaccacagaaagacacacacacaccacagacagacagacagacagacagacagacacaccacagacagacagacacacaccacacaccacagaaagacacacacacacaccacagacagagacagacagacagacagacagacagacagagacacaccacagacagacagacagacacaccacagacagacagagacacaccacagacagacagacagacagacacacaccacagacagacagacagacagacacacaccacagacagacagacagacagacacacaccacagacagacagacagacacacaccacagacagacagacaagacagacagacaagacagacagacaagacagacagacaagacagacagacagacaccacagacacacagacagacagacaagacagACAGACTTGACCCACCAGATCTAACACACCCCCAGTCCCTCTTACCCAGGGAGGTGACAAAGTGCTCGTGGGCACACAGCGTCTTCATGCAGCGCTTGTTCTTGTAGTCCCAGATCCGTAAAGTCTTATCGTCAGCACAGCTCACCACCAGCCGGCCTCCAGGGTGAACCAGCACACCACGCACCCAGTTATCATGGCCCACCTggaatacacacatacagggctTAACACCTGGAGATCtgacctgtctcacacacatacaggactTAAAACACCTGGAGATCTGACCAGCATCTCTCAACACTTACCAGAGTCATAAGGCACATGCCCGTGCTGACGTCCCACATCTTGATGGTTTTGTCTCGGGAGCCTGAGAGCAGGAAGGGGCCAGGTTTCCCGCTCTTCTTCacctgggagggaggggagagaacgCTGAAAATGCACCCTGTGTGAGAGGACAGACATCTGACCCCAGGAGGGTGGACCAGGGCagagtgtgtgggaggagctgacctctgaccccgtgCTCTCCAGGATGGTTTGATTGGCGCTGTCGGGGGCCCAGGCCACGCACTCCACCACGTGCTCGTGCTCCCGCAGCTCCGCCTTGCACTCCTTGGAGGCCACGGCCCACACGCGCACCGTCTGGTCGTTGGAGCTGCTGGCCAGCAGGGAGCCGTCCTGATTGGGCCGCACCATGCGCACCCACTCCCTGTGCCCCGCAAACGTCTTCACACAgtacctgcagggggagagggccACAACCCGCTCAAAacaaaccccacaccccacatgcTACCGAGCTCACCCCACACGCTACCGAGCTCAACCCCACACGCTACCCAGCTCAAACCACACCCCACGCGCTACAAAGCTCACCCCACGCGCTACCGAGCTCACCCCACACGCTACCGAGCTCACCCCACACGCTACCCAGCTCAACCCCACGCGCTACCCAGCTCAACCCCACGCGCTACCGAGCTCAACCCCACGCGCTACCCAGCTCAACCCCACGCGCTACCCAGCTCAACCCCACGCGCTACCCAGCTCAACCCCACGCGCTACCCAGCTCAACCCCACGCGCTACCCAGCTCAACCCCACGCGCTACCCAGCTCAACCCCACGCGCTACCCAGCTCAACCCCACACCCCACGTGCTACCCAGCTCAACCCCACACGCTACCCAGCTCAACCCCACACGCTCCCGAGCTCAACCCACACCCCACACGCTACCCAGCTCAACCCCACACGCTCCCGAGCTCAACCCACACCCCACACGCTACCCAGCTCAACCCCACACGCTCCCGAGCTCAACCCACACCCCACACGCTACCGAGCTCACCCCACACGCTACCCAGCTCACCCCACACGCTACCCAGCTCACCCCACACGCTACCCAGCTCACCCCACACGCTACCCAGCTCACCCCACACGCTACCCAGCTCACCCCACACGCTACCCAGCTCACCCCACACGCTACCCAGCTCAACCCCACACGCTACCCAGCTCAACCCCACACGCTACCGAGCTCACCCCACACGCTACCGAGCTCAACCCACACGCTACCGAGCTCAACCCACACGCTACCCAGCTCAACCCCACACGCTACCCAGCTCAACCCCACACGCTACCCAGCTCAACCCCACACGCTACCCAGCTCAACCCCACACGCTACCCAGCTCAACCCCACACGCTACCCAGCtcaaccccacaccccacacgcTATCAAGCTCaaaccacacactgcaacaccaaTTGGGTCTTTTCCCATAATCAAACCACTGCTTCAAAATTGAGAGCAGACAGCTCCTGGGCTCGGTGAGAGACAAGGGTGTACTCACACCCACAGGTGCAACTCACACTCACCCCGTTGCTACCTCCCACATCTTGATGGTTTTGTCTCGGGAGGCAGAGACTATGTGGTCTCCGTTGGGCATGATGGCAACAGACGACACGTTGTGGTCATGCCCTGCAACACAAGCACATGGGGACAAATGTAACAAACACAACTTCAATGTGTTCACTTAGAGATGCACATTTAGAACGCTAAtgaaaatgcacacatttaGGCTTCAACACACCAGCAATGACCGGTCACATAAGCGCATAAGAAATCTGAGAATGAGAGGGCAGCCAGACGGACAAGTCACAATTCACAATTCAAACAGGTCAACAAAATTTAATGGAGCACTCAAATTACACTAACCATCATAATACATCATAATTAGGGGTTGAAAATGAAACCAACTGGGTTCATCAGATTTTATGAATGCTGCATGCAAACCAGATGATTCAGACTTTACATTATATTGAGCAATGTACACCAATTTATACAGATCCCTCCAGTCCCCAATAACCAAAAAATCCCTCCGAGTTGGCAACAAACTTATACCAACTGTTCGGTCAATGAGGCCTCAGAGTTCTGGGAGTTCCTGATATTCCCGTAAAAATATTTAGATATCTGGAGGAACTATTTTGAAAACCTCTATCAAGAAAATCAATCCAATGAAGAAATGAATATCCAATGGAACTAAAACAATTAGAATGAACCATTAAGAGTTACCAAAACCCACTAGATTTTGaaatatcacaaaaataatCGATAGATTCACTCGACAGACCAAAACAAGGAAAAGCAAGTGGGGCTGAATTGATTCGGACAGATATTATAAACAGCCCCGATTCACAGAAAGCTTTACTAAAACTGTTAATCTGGTTTTGCAAGCCGGCTGCTTTCCTGATGTCTGGAGAAAAGGGGCTGAAGAGAGGagctgtgtgagcagtgtgagcAGTAACCTCAGATAGGTTCCTGCTGTATTATTAATGACTGAACACAGGCCTCCCTAATtaactaaatacattttatttatttattttttaaactaaatTATCATACTACAGATCCTCAATTGAAAACAATTCCCACCAAAAGAAAAAGCCGATTTATTGCTTctttttcttgattttcaaaAGGCATTTGACTTCATTTGGCACAGTAGATTATATTACACAATTATACAATCAGGTGTAGGGGGAATGTATGATATCAAATCAAGGTATTTGGAAAACAAATGTGCAGTAAGAATTGGCAGAAAAATAACTGAATACAACACTCAAGGGCGTGGGgtgagaggtgcagcttgagtCCGACTTCATTCAATATTTATACAAATGAGTTGGTGGTGTTACTGGAACATTCTGCAGCTACTGCCCTGACACAAAACAAGgaaatctgcacacacaccctgcagtcaccccacagaggaagggttgCAGCAGCACCTGGATCTGCTGGAGCAATACCTgcagaactgggccctgacaATAAATTGCGTAAAACAAAATTGTCATCTTCCAGAAGAAAGCCAGATGTCAAGAAACCAGACACTGTTTCACTCAAGGAAATGCTACCCTAGAGCATTCTTTATACTAGGACCAGAGGACAGAGTTACTGCCTCTGCAAACCGATTTCAGCAGTGAATgcactaaaataaaaagcacagtaattaaaatacaattccatggaattgaaattacaattaaaattgGGTGATTTTTGATAGTGTGGTCCTGCCTATTgcatggagacagagagaaagagtgggagagCTCACTGTGCATGGTGCGGAAgcactctgacccctgaccccctcacCGTGCATGGTGCGGATgcactctgacccctgaccccctcacCGTGCATGGTGCGGATgcactctgacccctgaccccctcacCGTGCATGGTGCGGATGCACTCGAACCCCTGGAAGTCCCAGAGTTTGATGGTCATGTCAGCGGAGCAGGAGGCCAGCAGCTTGCCACTGTGGTCAAAGGAGATGTCCTGTACAGAGTCTGTGTGCCCTTTCAGTGTCCGCTCAAAATCCCCCGTCTCATAGTCCCacacctgggggagagaggggagttaGCACTGCACCCCAATAACACTGCACCAGTCTCATAGCCCCacacctgggggagagaggggagttaGCACTGCACCCCAATAACACTGCACCAGTCTCATAGCCCCacacctgggggagagaggagttAGCACTGCACCCCAATAACACTGCACCAGTCTCATAGCCCCacacctgggggagagaggagagttaGCACTGCACCCCAAATAATACTACACATCACTTGAGCACACCAAATACTCACTACTCACGCAGAGGCAGACGGCACGCACAGACGCAGAGAGGCAGACGGCACGCACAGACGCAGAGAGGCAGACGGCACGCACAGACGCAGAGAGGCAGACGGCACGCACAGACGCAGAGAGGCAGACGGCACGCACAGACGCAGAGAGGCAGACGGCACGCACAGACGCAGAGAGGCAGACGGCACGCACAGACGCAGAGAGGCAGACGGCACGCACAGACGCAGAGAGGCAGACGGCACGCACAGACGCAGAGAGGCAGACGGCACGCACAGACGCAGAGAGGCAGACGGCACGCACAGACGCAGAGAGGCAGACGGCACGCACAGACGCAGAGAGGCAGACGGCACGCACAGACGCAGAGAGGCAGACGGCACGCACAGACGCAGAGAGGCAGACGGCACGCACAGACGCAGAGAGGCAGACGGCACGCACAGACGCAGAGAGGCAGACGGCACGCACAGACGCAGAGAGGCAGACGGCACGCACAGACGCAGAGAGGCAGACGGCACGCACAGACGCAGAGAGGCAGACGGCACGCACAGACGCAGAGAGGCAGACGGCACGCACAGACGCAGAGAGGCAGACGGCACGCACAGACGCAGAGAGGCAGACGGCACGCACAGACGCAGAGAGGCAGACGGCACGCACAGACGCAGAGAGGCAGACGGCACGCACAGACGCAGAGAGGCAGACGGCACGCACAGACGCAGAGAGGCAGACGGCACGCACAGACGCAGAGAGGCAGACGGCACGCACAGACGCAGAGAGGCAGACGGCACGCACAGACGCAGAGAGGCAGACGGCACGCACAGACGCAGAGAGGCAGACGGCGCACAGACGCAGAGAGGCAGACGGCGCACAGACGCAGAGAGGCAGACGGCGCACAGACGCAGAGAGGCAGACGGCGCACAGACGCAGAGAGGCAGACGGCGCACAGACGCAGAGAGGCAGACGGCGCACAGACGCAGAGAGGCAGACGGCGCACAGACGCAGAGAGGCAGACGGCGCACAGACGCAGAGAGGCAGACGGCGCACAGACGCAGAGAGGCAGACGGCGCACAGACGCAGAGAGGCAGACGGCGCACAGACGCAGAGAGGCAGACGgcgcacagacagagaggcagacggcgcacagacagagaggcagacggcgcacagacagagaggcagacggcgcacagacagagaggcagacggcgcacagacagagaggcagacggcgcacagacgcagagaggcagacggcgcacagacagagaggcagacggcgcacagacgcagagaggcagacggcgcacagacagagaggcagacggcgcacagacgcagagaggcagacggcgcacagacagagaggcagacggcgcacagacagagaggcagacggcgcacagacagagaggcagacggcgcacagacagagaggcagacggcgcacagacagagaggcagacggcgcacagacagagaggcagacggcgcacagacagagaggcagacggcgcacagacagagaggcagacggcgcacagacagagaggcagacggcgcacagacagagaggcagacggcgcacagacagagaggcagacggcgcacagacagagaggcagacggcgcacagacagagaggcagacggcgcacagacagagaggcagacggcgcacagacagagaggcagacggcgcacagacagagaggcagacggcgcacagacagagaggcagacggcgcacagacagagaggcagacggcgcacagacagagaggcagacggcgcacagacagagaggcagacggcgcacagacagagaggcagacggcGCACGCACGCACCTTTATGGTGGCATCCTCggaggcagacacacacgcgcacacacgcacacgcgcacacgggCTCTTGCCTTTATGGTGGCATCCTCGGAGGcggaggcagacacacacacacacacacactctctctctctctctctctctctcttgcctttATGGTGGCATCCTCGGAGGCAGACACCATGACGCTGAAGACGGGGTGGAAGATGACGCGCGTGACGGGGCTGCGGTGGCCGCTGAGGGCGTACTTCTCCGGGGGGCGGGGGATCCACTCCTTAGGGTCCCTCCTCTGCCCGATGGGCCCCCCCGAAGTGATCTCCTCTTTCGCTTCATTTAGCTTGGATTCCAACTCCATCGCCTGAGAAGGCAGAAAACATAGCGACTCTTAAGCCAGGGCTGCAATGCTACAGCAAAGAATCCACAAAACAAAGTATAACTGAGTGAAAGTACACACTGAGAGGACATTTCCCTGTGAGATCAGAGAGAAAGGAACATTTCCCTTACCTTCTTCTGTAATCTGATGACTGAGGTCCATTTCTTCTCTAAAAGTCCAGCATATTTCTTATCCAATTCTTCATTCTGGAGGGAGaccaaaatgaaacaatgagaattaattgtaaaatgcaaaaaaataatttaaaaaaaaagaaaagaaaaaaaactaactgTGACCATTctgcgcacacgcatgcactcacgcattcacacacacatttgcacacacgtgtgagcacaaacacactcacatctcCCTTCCTGAGGAGTCAAGAGCTGAgtgacagacacagtcacaggtAGGCATCTACACTCTGCAAAGAAAGGCCCTTTGTTCACACAGATTCACCACAGACAAACCATGTCTGCAAGCTGATCTGTATCCATCTGGCACAGATAAGGCACAAAGCCCCAGAACTATAGACACTTACCATGTCCATCTCAGATTCCTTCTTAAAGACGGAGTAAGCCTCTTCATAGCCGTTAGAGCGGAGATAGTCCGCTATCGCACGGTTCCTGGAAGACGAAAGAAGTTAATTACTTCCCGATTCAAGAGACTGATTACCCCCATCACTGAAAAACAGCAGTCTGAAACGGCGCCACTCCCAGCAGAACACCCTCACACCACTCAAGTGCGGAAACACAGCTGTACTGCTAATGCCACTGCACAAACACCCCTTCTGCACTGCAGATATAGCGCTCTGTGGGTAGTGTGTATTGTACTGCAGATAGCGCTCTGTGGGTAGTGTGTATTGTACTGCAGATAGAGCTCTGTGGGTAGTGTGTATTGTACTGCAGATAGAGCTCTGTGGGTAGTGTGTATTGTACTGCAGATAGAGCTCTGTGGGTAGTGTGTATTGTACTGCAGATAGAGCTCTGTGGGTAGTGTGTATTGTACTGCAGATAGAGCTCTGTGGGTAGTGTGTATTGTACTGCAGATAGAGCTCTGTGGGTAGTGTGTATTGTACTGCAGATAGAGCTCTGTGGGTAGTGTGTATTGTACTGCAGATAGAGCTCTGTGGGTAGTGTGTATTGTACTGCAGATAGAGCTCTGTGGGTAGTGTGTATTGTACTGCAGATAGAGCTCTGTGGGTAGTGTGTATTGTACTGCAGATAGAGCTCTGTGGGTAGTGTGTATTGTACTGCAGATAGAGCTCAGTGGGTAGTGTGTATTGTACTGCAGATAGAGCTCTGTGGGTAGTGTGTATTGTACTGCAGATAGAGCTCTGTGGGTAGTGTGTATTGTACTGCAGATAGAGCTCTGTGGGTAGTGTGTATTGTACTGCAGATAGAGCTCTGTGGGTAGTGTGTATTGTACTGCAGATAGAGCTCTGTGGGTAGTGTGTATTGTACTGCAGATAGAGCTCTGTGGGTAGTGTGTATTGTACTGCAGATAGAGCTCTGTGGGTAGTGTGTATTGTACTGCAGATAGAGCTCTGTGGGTAGTGTGTATTGTACTGCAGATAGAGCTCAGTGGGTAGTGTGTATTGTACTGCAGATAGAGCTCTGTGGGTAGTGTGTATTGTACTGCAGATAGAGCTCTGTGGGTAGTGTGCATTGTACTGCAGATAGAGCTCTGTGGGTAGTGTGTATTGTACTGCAGATAGAGCTCTGTGGGTAGTGTGTATTGTACTGCAGATAGAGCTATGTGGGTAGTGTGTATTGTACTGCAGATAGAGCTCTGTGGGTAGTGTGTATTGTACTGCAGATAGAGCTCAGTGGGTAGCGTGTATTGTACTGCAGATAGAGCTCAGTGGGTAGTGTGTATTGAACAAGAACAAATACAGACAGATGCTGAGTGAGCAAGACGGTGTTTTGGTTTCCATGGATACaaactcacaggcacacaagaTAAAGAGCTCCCTGAGAAACATGTGGGCAGGATTCAGtcagaagagacagacagagacagacagacagagagacagacagacagagagagacagacagagagacagacagacagagagagacagagagagagacagacagacagacagacagacagacagagagagagagacagacagacagagagagacagagacagacagagacagacagagacagacagagagagacagagagagacagagacagacagagacagacagagacagacagagacagacagagacagacagagacagacagagacagacagagacagacagagacagacagagacagacagaga encodes:
- the pafah1b1a gene encoding lissencephaly-1 homolog A isoform X1 — translated: MVLSQRQRDELNRAIADYLRSNGYEEAYSVFKKESEMDMNEELDKKYAGLLEKKWTSVIRLQKKAMELESKLNEAKEEITSGGPIGQRRDPKEWIPRPPEKYALSGHRSPVTRVIFHPVFSVMVSASEDATIKVWDYETGDFERTLKGHTDSVQDISFDHSGKLLASCSADMTIKLWDFQGFECIRTMHGHDHNVSSVAIMPNGDHIVSASRDKTIKMWEVATGYCVKTFAGHREWVRMVRPNQDGSLLASSSNDQTVRVWAVASKECKAELREHEHVVECVAWAPDSANQTILESTGSEVKKSGKPGPFLLSGSRDKTIKMWDVSTGMCLMTLVGHDNWVRGVLVHPGGRLVVSCADDKTLRIWDYKNKRCMKTLCAHEHFVTSLDFHRSAPYVVTGSVDQTVKVWECR
- the pafah1b1a gene encoding lissencephaly-1 homolog A isoform X2, which translates into the protein MELESKLNEAKEEITSGGPIGQRRDPKEWIPRPPEKYALSGHRSPVTRVIFHPVFSVMVSASEDATIKVWDYETGDFERTLKGHTDSVQDISFDHSGKLLASCSADMTIKLWDFQGFECIRTMHGHDHNVSSVAIMPNGDHIVSASRDKTIKMWEVATGYCVKTFAGHREWVRMVRPNQDGSLLASSSNDQTVRVWAVASKECKAELREHEHVVECVAWAPDSANQTILESTGSEVKKSGKPGPFLLSGSRDKTIKMWDVSTGMCLMTLVGHDNWVRGVLVHPGGRLVVSCADDKTLRIWDYKNKRCMKTLCAHEHFVTSLDFHRSAPYVVTGSVDQTVKVWECR